AGATCACCGCGGGCAGCCGCCACGATCAGCGTGAGGGCACGGAAAAGATTGGATTTACCGCTTCCGTTGGCCCCTGTGATCAGAGTCAGGCGATGCAGAGGAATCACCACATCCCTGAGGGAGCGATAACCAGACACCGCCAGGTGAGTGAGGGTCAAGCCTGGCCTCGAGTCTCAATAAACATTACTATTGAGAATGAAAAGCAGGTTTCGGATGCCATCTGTCTCCACGCAACCCGAGACTGGCGGATCTCTGAAGCAAGGGCTGCATCAAGACGGACGTCGACTGACACCCCAGCGCCGGCGGATCCTTGAGTTGTTCGAATCGCTTGGAGGTGGACGGCATCTCAGCGCGGAGGACGTGCACCATCAACTACTGAATCGTCAGTTGAAGGTCTCACTGGCCACCATCTATCGCACCCTGAGGCTGTTGGTGGAGATGGGGTTTCTTCAGGAATTGCAAACAAGCAACGGCAGCCAGTTCGAACTCGCTGACGCCGAACACATCCGTCACCACCACCTGGTTTGCGTGCGCTGCGGGCGCACTGAGGACTTCGAAAGTGAAGCCGTTTTGAATGCGGGCTTACTAGCCAGCAAGGGATTTGGCTTTGACCTCATCGGCTCCAGCCTCACGGTGCGAGGGATTTGCCCTCAGTGCCGATAAAGAGGAGTCAGTGATGCTCCTGCGGATGCTCCAGGCAAGGCATCCAGAAGTCCCCCATTTGGTGGGCCCCCTTGCAACCAAGGCTCTTGGCCTGTTCTTCGGCAAGCTCTCGGGTTGGGTAAGCAAGCGTGCTGGGATCATCCCCATTCAGGGACCCTGATCCTTCACCGCCGTGATGCGCGTGGTGATCATGATCACCTGGTTTGTCTCCCAATCGCACCAGGCCCATACTCATTGGCCCTGCGGTCCACACCCCCATGGTGTTCACCCCGACCGCAAGCAACCCCATCCCCACGATCGAGAGATTGATCACACCCATGGCCACAACGCCAATGGAGACCACACCCATCGGAACGATTCCGATACACACGACCCCCATCGGAACGATTCCAATAGACACCGTGCCCAGAGGAGCGACACCGATGGCCAGCCGTTTGGGTTTACTGCCGCAGTGGGCAGGCCCCTGATCAGAAGGTTGTGACGCGTTCATGCACCCATGATGACGTTTGCCCCCACCACGCCTACGCCGAGCCAAGCTGAATGTGATGAACATTGGTCAGCTCCAAGGATTCCACGAGGTTCTCGTGATCACCCCCCTGACATTCGAGCAGGGTGCGGAAGCGGTTTTGGCCGTTCGCGACCAATGCACCGTGGTGCTGAATCTCACGGCCATGGAGCCATCCTTGGCGCAAAGAACTGCCGATTTCGTCTCCGGAGGAGTCAGAGCACTCGATGGCCAGGAACATCGCGTTGGAGATCAGGTTTTGCTTTTTGCGCCAGCCAACGTCGACGTGAATCTCAGCTGAGCGAACCGCCACAACTGGATCCCTGTCCAGCTGTGCAACCAAAGCAATGATCAGCAACGGCAATGGGCTGATCGACCAAGCCATCCTGAATTGTCAACAGATCAGCGAGCACGGCAGGCTTCGCGCCGACTGAACAACCGAGTTGTTGGTTGAAATCGCAGTCATGAAGTGAGCCGGTCCAGCTAACGCTGATCAAGGTCCGACACATCACCTCATCAAGATTGGCGGAACGATGCGCCTCTCGCAGAAGGGTTTGGTAACACTCCAGCTCTCCGCTGACTTCCAGGTCTCGCTCAAAACGCTTGATCGGCATGTTGGCGAGCGTCAGCAATTGATGAAAAGAAATCCCATGGGATGCCTTCAGCTGCTTTCGGTATTGCTCTTCCAGTGATTGCTGAGGTGGCGGCAAGGTGGGACCCGATGGGTTGTACACAAGATCGAGCTTCAGTGAAGACCCGGGAATTCCGTATCCCAACCGATTGAGCACTTTCAAGGCATCGAGGCTGCGCTCGAACACACCTCGGCCTCGTTGTTGATCAACCCGTTCCTGTTCATAACAAGGCAGCGATGCCACGATGCGAACACCCGAATCAGCGAGGAATTCAGCGAGTGATTCCTGCCCAGGTTCCGTGAGAATCGTGAGGTTGCATCGGTCAATCACCTCAACGTTCTGGGCGCGGGCAGCACAGACAAGGTCCCTGAACTGCGGATGAAGTTCAGGGGCACCCCCCGTCAGATCGAGGGTTTTCAACTGGCAGTGCCTCAGGACCTGCGGAATGAGCTCCACCTGATCAGGCTCCATCATTTCCGTGCGCCAGGGCCCCGCATCCACGTGGCAATGACTGCAGCTCTGGTTGCAGCGGTAGCCGAGGTTGACCTGAAGTGTTTCGAGGCGACGTCGTCGGAGTGATGGGAATGACGAAGGCAGAGCATCCATGGCGTCAGGTTGGATTCTGACGGACCAGGCCATCAAGGTTCTGCAGCCATTCGGTCGAGGAGCGCCACCGTTATATCGTCCCCTTGGGTTTGAAGGTAGGCATACCCCGTTCCGTCGGAACGAAGAATCGCTGCATACACATAATTCACTCCCCGGGCATCCTGCTGACGAATGCGCCCTACGCAATTGTCATCCTGAAGGAAGCGACCTTGATAGGCCGCCACCTCACCGGCACCGTCATACGACGACACGGCCAGTCCAGCCATTTGCCACGCCGACCAGGTCTCTCGTTGAATCACGGCATTGGGAGTCCAGGCTCCATTCGCGAACGTCATCCCCATTTGACGACTGAGCACAGTGCCATCCATTGCGGAGGGTTTGCAGGCACCGGCAGGCTGGGACAACCACTGCTCCGTCACCACATCACCGACCTTCGTGCTGATGCCAAAACGGGGGGTTCCCTGATCGGAGAGAAGAACACTGCTCCCACTTCCCTGCTGATCACGGGTCACGGTGAGACCGCAGGCGGAAACTTTTTGCCAACGTCCCTGATACCTGGTTTCGCTGTAACGACGACCCACACGCAGAAAGCGTCGACCTCGAACCGATCCATCCTCCAACCAGGTTTCAAGCTGCAAACCACCAAGAGGTGAATCGCCACGCTGGCCTTGGCGGATTACCAGATAACTGCCAAGTCGAGGAACGGCACACTCCTTGGGTCCCGATTCCGATTGATTGGCATGAACTGATGCCGGCACAAGAACAGCCAACAACACTGACCCACAGAACAACGCACGCATGCTCACAACTCCACCGAACTCAGTGTGCAGAAATCAGCGAATTGAGCCATCATCGACAGGCGACTTGAGCTTCAGCTGTGCGCATCTGGCCGCTGATTGCGCTCGGAGTGATCGCCGGGATCACCGGGGGAATCAGTGCCCGCATCTTCAGTGGCGGATCCTTGAGCTGGCCTGAGCCTTCCACCGAACTGATCTCGGCCCTTCGAAAGGAGCCACCGCCCCAACCCCCATCACGGGATGAGATTGCTCAATTCGTTCCTGATCAACGTGCCGAACTCATTCGAGAGAACGGAGACCCGATCGCTGTTGAATACAGCAGCGTGATTTTGGATCCGCGCTGGATCGATCTGGAATTTTTCGGAGGTTGGAACCGGGAATTCGAAGCCAATGAGGATCCAGAGGCCCTGCTCTTTTTCACCGGCCCAACCTTCGAGAAGCAGTTTGGCCGCGGGGAACTGGATATGGCTCTCCATGGCGATCTGATGCTCAGCAATGGAACCTGGCGGGCTGGAAACCGAGCAGCAGCGAAGGGACGGGCTTACATCGCTGTTTCAAAGGAAGGCGATCTGGTCTTTGGATACGGCGATCTCACTCCATCCCGAGAGGAGAGATACCGTTTGTTTGTTGGTGGCTTGCATGCCTTTAGTCATCAAGATCGCATCCCTCCAGCCGACTATCGCGGTGTCTACGGAGAGATGAGGCTGGCCGACGTTCGCATCATCTATGCGCTGCGGTCTGATGGCGCACTTGAAGTGATTGAGACCGCCGATGGTGTGCATTTCAATGACCTCAAGCTGCTGGTGGAACAGCGCAACTTCAAGGCAGCCTTTCTTCCCGACCATGCATCGAAATCCAGGCTGATCGTTCCGAGCACCCGACTTTGGAGTGAGGAACAGGCCGTCTGGGTAAGTGGAGGCAAACCCTCCATCACCCAGCTGCCATTCATGCTGAGGGTTCTCGCCCGTGATGCGCTTCCGCAAGCGCGATGAACCAGGCCACATAGCGCTCCGGGCCTTCCGGGATACAGACATCGAGCCGCAGGGAGTCGCTTGGGTCACTGATCCCCTCGAAAGATCCATCGAGCAAAGAAGGTCGATCCACTTCTCCGCCGCTGCTATCGACCAGAACAACCCTGTTGCGATGCCCATAGCTTTCGCCAAGCTCCTGGAGGAGGGTGAGAAATCCACGGTCACTGCCACCCCGCAACCAACCATCGCCCGACGGACAAGGGGTTGACGTGACGGTGTCGCCAACGCCGACGAGGTGAGGCATCTGGTCCTTGGCAATGCGCTCATGACAGAGCGCAAGCAAAGCCGCATGGTCGTGTGGAGCTGTGCGGACGTTGAAGTCTTCTCCCAAGGGTGCGATGCCAGTTCGAGCGGCAATGTGGCGATTGATCAACACCAGCAAGCCAACTTCCTTGATCGCTCCCCGCAGCATGAACTGAATATCGGTACTGCCCACATCACCGGTTTCAGCAGGTTTTAGGCGCTCATTCCCCTCCTGATCCCGGCCAAGGTTCGGAGCGACATGCAAGAAAAAGGAATGGCCCAGTCCCTCCGCTGCAGCCATCGCCATCAAGGCATCCATGAGCTCCTGGAGCATCACCTGCAGCTGCCGTTGCCTGGCCACGTCATTGGGAATCAGGCTGAACAGGCTGTTGAGATTGATGGTTGGCGAGACCTGGGTATCGAGAATCGCTCGCTGAATCTCCATGGCCATCGCCTCGACTCCGAGCTCATGCATGACGGAGGGCAGACGCTCGGCAAGAAGACCTTGCATTCGCCTTGGCACATCGGCGAGAAACGCCATTTCCGCATCACTGACCCCTGGATGGGAAAGCTGGCCGTAACAGTCCTGCAGCTGCACGCCACCAGCGGCCAGACCAGGAAGGTAGAGGCCCTCCCGTGCGGCCGTCTCGGCATCACCAAGGGCAGCCTCCACAAGCCGGTTCACCCCACGGCGGCCTTCATGCTCACCGTTGGTGAGCACCTGAAAGCGCCCCTTCAACAGCGCGGCCGCACGCACATAATCCGCTGGCATCCTGCGGGTGAGCGGGTCTTTCACCAGCGGCATGCAGACACCATCTAGGTCCTGAACGATCAATAGATCCGAGCTGGCCATCAGCTCTTGGTGAAGTTGGTCAAGATCCATCCGAAACACCTCGATCGCTGAACCGATCGTCACGATCCCACGAGCAGGCCATCCAGCCAATCACTCACCAAAGCCAGCACATCAGACCTTTCGAGATCGATCGTGGCCTCTGCTTAGGCTTAGAAATCAAGGCTTGATCACAGGAGATTGCGCCGAACGCATGGACACGGCCCTGAACAGCAACGGCTTCTTCACTCGCAGCTTGGATGGCGATCTCGTACGGCAACGCATCCGCGATCTTGAGTCGGGGAAGGTGGGCTTCTACAGCGTGGGCTTGTACCCCGCCTCACTGGCCTACAACTGCGCCATGCAGCAAGAGGAACCTGCCTCACTGCTGCTGGCGGCCCGCCCTGGGCGGGAACTCCTTGGGGCCTTCTCCCAGGAAGCCCTCGAAGGGATGGACCCGGATCACGTTGCCAGCGTGGAGCGAATGGGAAGCCATCTCCAGAACGGTCAGCGCTGTCCCAACACCCTCAAGGATCTGTTGCAGCGTTGCGAGCTGGTTGTACTGAGTGCGAACAGCAATCACGTAGAGGAAGACCTGCAGGAAGCCTGCCGCTTGCGACAGGAACTCGGCCGTGAACATGTGGTTCTGGCATGCCTGGCCGGGTCATTCAGTCACGACCACATCGCCAACGAGTCGTATGTGCTCTGTGAGAAAGTCCCGAATCTCGGATTCTTCTCCGGTTTCCATCGGCACGGGGCACTGCGCAACCCCCACGACAGCTTCACAGCCAACTTCTGCCATCCCAGTGCCCTCACGGCCCTGCTTGCAGCACGGATGCTGGATCGACTCTCCCCAAATATCCAGGTCTCACCTGGAGTTCACAACATCGAGGGGCAATACATCAAGGCCGCCAAGAACATGTCTTCTGTGTTCGCAGGCTTCGGCTACACCTACCACCACGACAACCCCGGGGTGCTCCCCACCCTGCTCACCCTGCTGCTGGATCAATGCCTCGATCAGGCAGCCACCGTGTCGATGGCACGCCGGAACAGGCAACGTCTCTACAACCGGCAGCCCTTTCCCCTCACCGAACTCGGCTATGGGGTTCAGAGAATCGAAGCCGCTCTCGTGAGAGGTGGGGATATGGAGAAGGTGCGAGATCACACCTTTGCCCAACTCACGGCAATGGTCGCCGATGTGCGCGGCAGCATGATGCGCCCTGTTTCGGGGAAACCAACCCGGAATTTCCAAGCTGGACAAGTGCTCGCCGAACACATGCGCGCGGAACAGCGCTGTCCACAATCGATGGAGGAGCTGGAAAGCTGGTGTGAAGACGCTGGCTTGCGCAAGGGAGGGCTCGAAGGACTGAAAGCACTGCGCTACTGGCCTCAGATCGCCCGGAAATATGCGATCCCTGTCCATGACGCCTCCATGGTCAACCTGCTGTACATGGCCATCTATGGGCAATCCAGCACTAAGGATGTGGCCTTTTCGGTGATGACCGAAAGCCGGGAGCTGTCGAATTACTGCCAGGAATCTGTCCGGCCCACCCACAGCCGTCGCTACGCGGACGCGCTTCAAAACCTTGATCAGCCCGAAGCAATGGACTTAGTGGTGAATGCCGTCATTGCTGACAATGCCCGCCGTTTGATCAGAGACGACTCTGGACTCGAGGAGTCGGAGGCGAACGCAGAACCTCCCGCCTATCTCAAGGCCATGAATGTGATTGAAAATGCGCTCTGATCGATTGGCTACAAAGCCGGCAACGTCACACAAGCATCAGCGATCTCGCGGTAGGGATCTGGATCACAGCTCAACACCACCACTTGAAGCCCAAGATCAACAGCCTGGCGCAACATGGCCAGCACTGACACCAACCGCTTGGGGTCGGTGTTGGTGAAAGCATCGTCGAACACCAGCGGCAGGCAACCGTCATGACTGCTGCGGAGAGTATCGGCAATCGCCAAGCGCAGAGCGGCATTGAACTGCTCTTTCATGCCTCCGCTCAGCTGGGCAAAATCAAATGAGCGCCCGGATCGTTGCAGCCGCAACGCATTCAAGCCTTCAGTGGGGTCGACATTGAGCTCACAGTCATCCGAGGCCTCCAGGAGCAAGGGAGCCATGAAGCGATTGATGCTTTGCCTCAGAGGCATGGAATAGCGCCGGGACAGATCCCGTCGCGCCTCCTGGAAACGCCTCAGCAGCAGCTGGCGCGCCTCTGCCACCAGAGTTTCCTGTTGTTCAGCCCGGATCGCCAGATCCATAGCGGCTGAGGTTTCCTCGACCAGCGCGTGCAAGTCGCTACGGCCGAGACGATCGCAACGCTCAAGCAGGCCGCCCTGTTCTCGATTGAGATCCTCCCGCCGACGGGAAAGATTGTGTTCTTGTTGTTCAAGCGAGGCCAGCTGCCTCTCGGCATCGGCCATTCGCTCAAGACCAGCCTCGGCGGTCAGCGCGAGAAGCTTGGCTTGCTGAACGCGGCTGGTCTCCTTCAGAGCGTCCAGCCGACGCTGAATCTGAGCCGATTCACCGTGAGTCTCCACAAACGCTTGGCGTTGTTGGCGTCGCTGCAGTTGTTGGGCTTCCAGGCGTTCCACAGTCACCCGTAGTTCCTGGCGTTCCGACTGAACAGCACTCAGGTTGCGTTCCAGTGCATCGAGGCCCGCGCGAAGCGCCCGGGTTTGCTCCTGAACGGATTTGTAGGTGGCCCTGCAGTCGAGGAGTTCCTGGTCGAGAGCTGTGGAGTCAACCGTGATCACGACCTCCGATTCAAGGTCCAGCTGGAGAGCTGACAGCTTCTGCCGCAGGGTTTCAAGGGATTCATTGCCGTCAACTTGGGCAGGACGTTGCTGATCCAACTGTTGGAGGCGCGCTTTCAGCAGAGCGAGCTCCTGGGTGAGTTGTTGCTGCTGAAGCAGCTGCTCCCTGGCCTCATCGAGGGATGACGCGCCCCACTGTCGAAGCCCTTCGTCGAACTCCGCCTGGAGGTGTGAGCGCTCGGTGGTCAGAGAGGCCAGACCGGTGCCCTCTCCAGGAATCACCTGCACCATCACCCCCGCACCAACTTGCAGCCGGAAGGCCCCGGAACGCTGCAGGGTTTGTCCCTGCAACAACGCATCACCATCCAGCACCACCTCCTGATCAGCCGCTTCCAGATGAATCGACGACGCCATGCTGTTCAGTCGGATCTCCAGTTCTCGAAGACGCTCCTGCAAACGCTGAAGGGCAGACAGAGCCTCTTTGGTTTTTGCCGGTGCAGCATCAAGCTTGTTTTGCAGTGATGCCTGTTGCGATTGAAGATGGGCTCGCAGATCATCCCGTTGTTGATGGTCACGAATCCTGGTTTCGAGAGTCCGGAGCTCCTGCTGACGGCGCAATGCATGACCGCGCTCTTCCAGCGCATGACGCTGTTCTTCGAGAGTGTTGAGAGAGGCCTGCCGCGTTTTGAGCTGTTCGGACTGCTGTGTGGCCTGCACCACCGCTCTCTCCAGATCGTGACGATGGACCTGAATGGAGCGACCTGTCGACTCCGTTTCGGCATCAAGAGTCTTCAGGTTGTTGAGCTGCTGTTTGAGCTGCTGTTCTTCCTGAATGAGGGGTACAAGGGAGCGCTGCAGATCGACCAGGCTGGTCAGCCGGCGGCGTTGCTGGCGTAATTCAGGAACGGTGCCGCTCTCAAGATCTCGCAGAGCCTGCTCATTGCGATCGAGCTCTTCGCAGGCCGATTCATAGATCTCCAGCTGTTGGCACGCGTCTTGATGGCGCTGCTCGGCCTGCTGCAACTCCTG
The sequence above is a segment of the Synechococcus sp. PROS-7-1 genome. Coding sequences within it:
- the stpA gene encoding glucosylglycerol 3-phosphatase encodes the protein MFRMDLDQLHQELMASSDLLIVQDLDGVCMPLVKDPLTRRMPADYVRAAALLKGRFQVLTNGEHEGRRGVNRLVEAALGDAETAAREGLYLPGLAAGGVQLQDCYGQLSHPGVSDAEMAFLADVPRRMQGLLAERLPSVMHELGVEAMAMEIQRAILDTQVSPTINLNSLFSLIPNDVARQRQLQVMLQELMDALMAMAAAEGLGHSFFLHVAPNLGRDQEGNERLKPAETGDVGSTDIQFMLRGAIKEVGLLVLINRHIAARTGIAPLGEDFNVRTAPHDHAALLALCHERIAKDQMPHLVGVGDTVTSTPCPSGDGWLRGGSDRGFLTLLQELGESYGHRNRVVLVDSSGGEVDRPSLLDGSFEGISDPSDSLRLDVCIPEGPERYVAWFIALAEAHHGREPSA
- a CDS encoding AAA family ATPase produces the protein MRLIRCRLESVRRHRELEVAFAPGLTLIGGGNETGKSSLVEAMHRTLFVRATATGAAVRDLRSAMHAGHPQIELDFEADGHHWSLQKSFSGAGGTCRLSRMGNPALLGAEAEDRLASLLGVEEIIGSRQVNRILPSRWAHLWVMQGLAGRNLLELDGSHYDLNGLIAALENQASESLQSPLDQHIHDQLEVLVSSSFTSRGVKQQSELWKRRQELQQAEQRHQDACQQLEIYESACEELDRNEQALRDLESGTVPELRQQRRRLTSLVDLQRSLVPLIQEEQQLKQQLNNLKTLDAETESTGRSIQVHRHDLERAVVQATQQSEQLKTRQASLNTLEEQRHALEERGHALRRQQELRTLETRIRDHQQRDDLRAHLQSQQASLQNKLDAAPAKTKEALSALQRLQERLRELEIRLNSMASSIHLEAADQEVVLDGDALLQGQTLQRSGAFRLQVGAGVMVQVIPGEGTGLASLTTERSHLQAEFDEGLRQWGASSLDEAREQLLQQQQLTQELALLKARLQQLDQQRPAQVDGNESLETLRQKLSALQLDLESEVVITVDSTALDQELLDCRATYKSVQEQTRALRAGLDALERNLSAVQSERQELRVTVERLEAQQLQRRQQRQAFVETHGESAQIQRRLDALKETSRVQQAKLLALTAEAGLERMADAERQLASLEQQEHNLSRRREDLNREQGGLLERCDRLGRSDLHALVEETSAAMDLAIRAEQQETLVAEARQLLLRRFQEARRDLSRRYSMPLRQSINRFMAPLLLEASDDCELNVDPTEGLNALRLQRSGRSFDFAQLSGGMKEQFNAALRLAIADTLRSSHDGCLPLVFDDAFTNTDPKRLVSVLAMLRQAVDLGLQVVVLSCDPDPYREIADACVTLPAL
- a CDS encoding Fur family transcriptional regulator, with product MPSVSTQPETGGSLKQGLHQDGRRLTPQRRRILELFESLGGGRHLSAEDVHHQLLNRQLKVSLATIYRTLRLLVEMGFLQELQTSNGSQFELADAEHIRHHHLVCVRCGRTEDFESEAVLNAGLLASKGFGFDLIGSSLTVRGICPQCR
- the arsS gene encoding arsenosugar biosynthesis radical SAM (seleno)protein ArsS (Some members of this family are selenoproteins.) — its product is MDALPSSFPSLRRRRLETLQVNLGYRCNQSCSHCHVDAGPWRTEMMEPDQVELIPQVLRHCQLKTLDLTGGAPELHPQFRDLVCAARAQNVEVIDRCNLTILTEPGQESLAEFLADSGVRIVASLPCYEQERVDQQRGRGVFERSLDALKVLNRLGYGIPGSSLKLDLVYNPSGPTLPPPQQSLEEQYRKQLKASHGISFHQLLTLANMPIKRFERDLEVSGELECYQTLLREAHRSANLDEVMCRTLISVSWTGSLHDCDFNQQLGCSVGAKPAVLADLLTIQDGLVDQPIAVADHCFGCTAGQGSSCGGSLS
- a CDS encoding cell division protein SepF, whose product is MNIGQLQGFHEVLVITPLTFEQGAEAVLAVRDQCTVVLNLTAMEPSLAQRTADFVSGGVRALDGQEHRVGDQVLLFAPANVDVNLS